In Palaemon carinicauda isolate YSFRI2023 chromosome 18, ASM3689809v2, whole genome shotgun sequence, a genomic segment contains:
- the LOC137657404 gene encoding uncharacterized protein — MHHFAAASQTGYGVVSYLRAVGVDRKIHCTLIIGWARVTPLKRTTIHRFELTAGAVAAHMDSKLNTELDRKLAQSVFWTDRTSVLKYLRNPAARYQNFVDNRFNFIKDTSDITGWRYVNITTNTADFASWGLSVANFLQSPLWFSGPDFPKMDEKHWPTMPENVVRGELDPDAKLKTSTVFNLTKKEPTFLESIATKFSPWLS; from the coding sequence ATGCACCACTTCGCAGCTGCAAGTCAGACAGGCTATGGTGTAGTCTCCTACTTGCGTGCAGTTGGTGTTGACAGAAAGATCCATTGCACTCTTATCATAGGATGGGCGAGAGTCACCCCTCTGAAAAGGACCACCATCCATCGTTTTGAGCTGACGGCTGGTGCTGTTGCTGCTCACATGGACTCGAAGCTGAACACTGAGCTCGATCGGAAACTGGCGCAATCGGTCTTCTGGACTGATAGAACATCAGTGCTGAAATATCTTAGAAATCCGGCTGCGAGATATCAAAACTTCGTTGACAATAGGTTCAATTTTATTAAAGATACTTCAGACATTACTGGGTGGAGATACGTTAATATTACTACCAATACAGCAGACTTCGCATCATGGGGCCTCTCCGTCGCTAACTTCCTTCAGTCACCTTTGTGGTTTTCAGGACCAGATTTCCCCAAGATGGATGAAAAGCACTGGCCAACCATGCCTGAAAACGTGGTTAGAGGAGAGCTTGATCCAGATGCCAAGCTGAAGACTTCTACCGTCTTCAACCTGACGAAGAAAGAAC